The Erigeron canadensis isolate Cc75 chromosome 1, C_canadensis_v1, whole genome shotgun sequence genome segment GGATAGTGTTTGCAGAAAAGAGAGAACGTGGAAAGAAAGAGGAGTAGGAGGaatggagagagaaaaaaagtaCTATCTATCTATCAGATTATCACATTCTCATAtttctaaataattttttatctcTCTCCTTCTTACACTCAAAATCACTCTTTGATTTCTTCTTCTAAACAAAAACAGATTCATAAATCGATCGATGTAGATTCATCATAAGGATGGTTATTAGTTATTTCAATCCAGTTAAAAATAGTAAATGAATAGTTTTTTAACAACCCAGTTATTAACTATTCAgatttatagtttattttttatgaatatgAAGATCGGAGGTATATAGGATCCCAATCTTtatactgtttttttttttttaaatcaaatctTGCCagggttttctttttgatttacGATGGAAGCTAGAacatcatcaccaccagcaaCAAGTATTTGAAGATTTTCGATTCTattgaaaatttatttaatataagatttaatatatattcaagatCTGTTactgaaaactatatatatacacgaatCTCTATATACACTAATTATAGAAATCACTTTAAATATGGTTTTTCTTTGCTGTTCAAAATTGTGATTAAGAGATCAATCTTGTAAATGGATAtttattattcaaatatttGTTGATTAGAATATGCTTTCCTTTCTTatgtaaaattttgattaaagatCAATCTTGCAAACCTATATTTGTTATTCCAAACTTTCTTGAATAAGGGCTTATAGattgttaataaaaaagaatgggTTTGTTGCTGTTGTTGCTATTTACTTGAAACACCAACCTGTTTTGATTTAAGTTTAAGGCCGATTCATTGTTGGGTTTGTTCAATCTGCAGGAAAAGCTTGAGTCGGTTAAATAAAACATTTGGAGAAGGCTTAAAGGAGATTCAGTAAATAACCGGTCATGAAGAATCACCATTGAAATTGGTAATTTAACTTATTCGAAGAATTTATATTTCAACAAATGCACAAAAATCAAATTCCAAAGGCCAATTAAAGattcttaataaaaagaatgGGTTTGTTGTTTCTTTACTTACTTTCATGTCATCATTGATTCCTTTGTTTCAAGACCTTCTGGCTTACTAATGTTATTATTGAACATTACAGGTCAAAGCCTCTAATACTCATGAACTTAGGAGGCGGTGATGGTGTTGCGGCTGTTCTGCAGATGAAGAGGTAACCGTGTTTATCTTTTAGGTGGTGTTAATGCAATAATCTACTTACCAGGTTTAGGAAAGGGAACCTAGGCCtaagataaaaataagaaacttttcaaattttaatcaaattgtAGATGGTACAATACTAAATCCGCCAAGAGTAGAACTTAAGCGGCTCATGTGGgtgtaagtaagtaagtaactgctcagtgccgccttccacGAGTTTTGAGTCCTAATACCTCGACgatgtatgggggaggttaaaatgtaggcagaccttacctctacctaagtagagaggctgcttctagtttctacctaaatggtagaaaaggccctccaacctttgcatgggatgaggatcgaacccatgacctctgtctccagaggcaagggtatTTACCACTGaaccaaccatgctgcttttcATGTGGATGTGTATAATGTATTTCTGGTTATATTAGTGTAAAAACGACAATTTAAGCTGAAGCTTGTGTATTGGCTATAATTCCAAACTTGTGACAGGAACatctgttaggtccagttttgactaaaactggccagtctcaGTCGCATTTGGAGACcggaagatttgtccagaaatatattaaaGTCCAGTTTCAACGTACAGATAATGCAACCGAAGACTTCCTCCAGAtgagatctgatcagaactaaagacattccagttggagtcgaagacaacaagtggaagatggagaatgacaatggcagcgaaacCCAGTTGGCATTTTATTCAGATAGAAACGGGAGAgcatcagtttaaagcctttacaacgCTTTACACTAATTTCGAgaaagacctttttgctttatgcagctttataattatacagacaatattatttgtctatgattaaagtgcaaaagtgcataaagcaggttggataaagtaacatcttgacttaccttatcaagcattttaaatgaattcaactagtttccttaaatgttgtcaaccatatctatacgataAAGTTGGAATctcaatgccaactttgtctataaatagaggtctttgcacaacaagaatacaactttgcatattcagacttttgcaagaCTTTTAcaatattcttggtgaacttgtgtaatattctctcaatcgcaaaagggaacacttcacaactttaagtgtttcgattgtgaaagagaattttcaagtatagatcaattgtacttcataggttgttaagatatttacatttatgtattatcttggttccgcaacaaccttgtattttatttaacattaatagatacaatacatttaaaaattacaacttaatctcaccatatttactttattttatttacttattgctTTGTCATTTACTTATTGTCAcctttttaagtaatttaaccaaggacttggtatacattcactgtaactggtcgtctccacTTCAGTGTTGatattgcaaagaaatctcaccattgacatagaggtgtcttcagttagtaccatctcttgagttgggacttataacaTCCATTGGAGTCTGTTGAAGAAGAGGTTGATGCACCTCATGCTAAACATGGTGCTTTACCTGCAGGGACAATTTCCATATGAAGAGGTTGTGTAGCTCAGGTTTTGATGTACCTCATGCTGAACATGGTGTTTAAGGTTGCAAAGAAGATTAAGAGGAAGGACACTAAGAAAGAAGACGACAGTTCTTCGGTATCACcaaataatgaactttctttatatattttattttattcttgatgatattatttccatgtatttgctTGGATGTATCTCATGGTTCACCAGGCCGTTAAGATGTGCCCTCAATTGCTGCAGTATGTTCTGTTTTAGATTCTTTAAACCGACGATAACCttaaaggggtgtttggttcatggaattcctaggaattggaatttgaatccCACACTTTCCTATGTTTGGTTCAACAAAAGGGTGGAATTGGAATTTAGAATTTTCCATCAAATTCTTTAAATCAATGAATTCCTAATTCCATCCATATATCGATGGAAAGCTTATGAATCCTTTGGAATTCAGACAATAGACCAaaagccccccccccccccccccaccacaAATGAACCCTAGCTGCAACATAATTCCATCATCTTCAAAACCTCTACCTACCTGATCTAGATCTATATTGTTCTTCCAAAAGGTAAAtattttttcatcttcttcaaaaccttcatcttcttcgtaaatctctctctctatatatatatataaatctgtcACTGATTTTCGTTTCACCTCTTTTATCATCATGGAATTGTTAAGTTaggttttaattattaataacttGTTATGCTAGTATATATGTCTctgctctttttttttattatatctatacatatatacacacatactgTTAAATGGGTATATGTAAAACCAGTTGTTCTTCAAGtgtaatatatgaaaattttatggACAGGACATGGCACGGCTTAGTTTAACAGCCCGAAAACGTAAGCAAAGAAGACAAACATTGATTCTAGCTTGGTGGAATCAAGTgaatataattatttgttgGTTTATTGTATGTCTTTACATGTTGGTTATTGAATACCAAATTGATAAACCATGTATTCGATACACTTTGTCAAAAATAAGTCGACACTCAATTTTGAATAGATATGTTTACGGGAGCGATACTTTAGAAATATCAAATATTAGGATGACTCAGAGGTGTTTTGAGAAGTTGTGTGGCATGCTTATAACATTTGGTGGTTTAAAAGCAAGTAGAAATATGGATATAGAAGAACAAGTTACTATTTTTCTTCATATGATAGCTCATAATATTAAGAACCGAGTCATGATAAGCAACTTTCATCGTTCGGGAGAAACAATTAGTAGAACTTTTTCCCGAGTTTGCAATGCGGTTATCAGATTGCATTCACGTTTGCTAAAGAAACCCGAACCCGTTCCTGAGAACTCCACCGACCATAGATGGAAATGGTTCAAGGTATATGTATTCatcatattaagttattaactatatatatgttagtaaCTTGCAATATATAATAAcctgtttatttttttcttttagaattGTTTAGGAGCTTTAGACAGAACATACATACAATGTTTAGTACCAATCGAGGAGAGGCCTAGGTATAGAACAAGAAAGGGAGATATCGCCACAATTGTGTTAGGCATGTGTTCACAAGATATGCAATTCATATTTGTCTTACCGGGTTGGGAAGGGTCTGCAGCTGATGGTAGAGTCTTACGGGATGCTCTTGATCGTCCTAATGGATTAAGAGTTGCTAGACCCGGTTACTATTTGGTAGATGCTGGATATACAAATGGAGAGGGTTTTTTAGCCCCTTATAGAGGACAAAGATATCATTTAAATGATTGGAGTGATGGACACCAACCGACTACACCAAAAGAATTCTATAACATGAGACATTCATCCGCAAGAAATGTAATAGAAAGATGTTTCGGGCTTTTGAAAGGAGGGTGGAAAATTTTAAAGGACAACTCATTTTATCCTATCGATACGAAGATTAGGATCATAATGGCATGTTGTCTCCTCCATAATTTTATAAGACAAGAATTAGAAGATGACCCGCAAGAAATGGAAGATGTTGTAGATGAGGGAACCGGAGATGGAGCTGGAAATGGAGATGGATATGGAGAAGAGGATAATATAAGTTCTGTTGGAACTTCAAACGAGTGGACTACATTTAGAAATAACTTGGCAAATACTATGTTTGAGTCTTGGAATGCTAGTCGTATTTGAACCATTTATGTAGGCTGTGATTTGAACCATTTATGTAGGCTGTGATTGAACCATTTGTGATGTTGCTTTGTTGCTGCTGTTATTAGTATTATGTGAACCTTGTATTCTAAACataatttataatgttttattgttgctgtttttgtttttaattttttactttatttatgtattgCTGTTTCTGTATTATTGTTATACCTTTGTTCTGTTTTGCTGTTTCTGTTTTTAGTGCAGTTTGAGTGTTGTTTAGGCTATTTGTAGTGGAGTTTGAGTGTTGCTTTAATTAGATTGTTTAGGGCTGGTTTTCCTGCAAGTTTTATGCAAGTTTTAGGTTGTTTTTTCTGCAGTTTTGGGCTGATTTTTCTGCAGTTTTGAGGTCTGTTCTATGGCTAATTTTACTGCAAGTTTTAGGCTGTTTTTTCTGTAGTATTGGACTGATTTTTCTGCAATTTTGAGGTCTGTTCTATGGCTAATTTTACTGCAAGTTTTAGGCTGTTTTTACTGCAGTTTTGGGCTGACTTTTATGCAGTTTTGAGGTCTGTTCTATGGCTAATTTTACTGCAAGTTTTAGGTTGTTTTTACTGCAGTTTTGGGCTGATTTTTCTGCAGTTTAGGGCTGTTTTTACTGCAAGTTTTAGGCTGTTTTTACTGCAGTTGTATGGCTATTTTTGATGTTGTTTTTACTGCAAGTTTTGGGTTATTTTGCTGCAGTTTTGGTTGCTGTTTAGTGCAGTTTTTTGTAACCTGTTTTTACTGTTAGTTACAACTGTTTTTACTGCATAATACAGGTATGACAAGTCAAAACAGAACCTATCGGGGATGGACGAAAGAAGAAGATGCAAAGTTGGTGGAAGCTTTACTAACCATGGTAAATGTAGGAGGATATAAAGCCGATAATGGCTTTAGATCCGGGTATTTAACTCATCTTGAAGCAACCTTGAAAGTATCGCTTCCTGAGTCGGGTCTTTTGGGTAAACCTCACATTGAATCAAgaataaaaacaatgaaaaaagATTGGCAAGTTGTATTTGATATGTTGAATACAAGTGGGTTTGGTTATGATAAGGAGAACAATTGTGTGACCACGACATCTCCAGGAGTATGGGATGCTTATCTCCAGGTATTACCttggttttattattattattaagttgtTTACAATTATAATTGGGTAGCAACATAGcagatttgatatatatatatatatgtatatatatatatatattttgttttaatgtGATATAAAGTCATAAAGGGGCatcaaaatggaaaaataaaaagcttCCACATTATGAAGatttatgtattgtttttgGAAAAGATCGAGCTCAAGGAAATAGAGCCAAGGTTGCTACCGAGATGGAAGAGCAAGTGAATATTGAGGAACTAGAGGAAGACTCGCATGATAGTTTTGATGAAGCGATGGAAGGTAGCCACACGGCACGTACCACCACAAGTGTTCAAGTTGAAGAAGTTTCAAGTATTCCTAGTAAGAAAAGGAAGAGCACATCTCAAACAACTTCTATGGTTGAAAGTTTGAATGATGCGGTTATGTATTTTGGTGAACGTCTCAAAGAATTATCGGCGGAATTGAGTGAAGGTATAAAACTTGAAGttgaacttaataaaaaaaccgCTATGCTAACGTTGGAGCTTGAAAAAATGACATCACTATCTCAATTGGAAAGGTTTAAGGCAATTCGTAAAATGAAAAGTGATCATGATAGTGTACTTACTTTTTGGGATTTGAAGGAAGAAGAAAGGGAGGATTGGGTACAGTTTGTGATGTCGGAATATTAAGAAAATGGTTAAGGTAATATAGTTTATGTCGAAGTTAGTGGTACTTATTTTGAAGCTTTTGGATGTACGGTTTTTTGAACCAATTGTAGTTTGAAAAAGACATGGTAAGTTGTAATAGTTGGTTTGTTTGGAACAAATTCGATGCATATTGTGGGATTTGTTTGTATGAATGGTTGTAGTGTATGACAAATGAATATTAATTGTGAATTACATATGAATGGTTTACTAGTAAAAAGTTCTTTCaaatataaagcaaaaagttaatatatatatatatatatatataatataatataatttactaAAGTAACTAGaataacattataaattttGCAAGAAGACAATTTataagaaaaattaattaaagagtatttttgtcatttgacataaattacattccaattcctttgataaATTTCATTGAATTCTGCCAACCAAACAGAACAcagattttaaaactttcagattccaattccttcagattccaattccattgacagattccaattccttcaaaaacattccgcgaaccaaacgccccctaagTTGTTTCTTACTTATAATTCTATTTTGAAATGTGCAGGTAGTAAGCTCTAGAAAATGGCCTTATATTTCCCGCTACAGGGCATCTGTAATAGCACAATCTGCTCGAGTTGAAATGATTGATGGGCTATTCCAACCTATGTCACCCGGGAAAGATGAGGGCATCATAAGGTTTGATTTAGTTATAAACTTTGCAAAATTTTCACATACTTCAGGAGGTTTATGGAACCATGGATGATGTATAAAGATGATCACATGGCAGAATCCTGGAATTCATAAAGAAACCCTTGAGttgtcatttttaatttttaaagtagTTACTTGAGGAGGGATTGTTTCATGTTTGATTTCTTTGAGCATGGTGTTAGTGTGTTACTTCATTAAACTTCTATTTATTCTCTCCGGTTTGACAAAAAGTTTTCATGGGTCGATAACTTGAAACACGATatgtttgacccgttacccaacccgtCAATGTTGCATTACCTACTGCTGACCTTGATTTGGGCTCATTCACTTTTAGTAAAATGTTAGTCATATTGTAGTAACTCTTAGGATACGATTACGTGTGTAACAAAAGTTTCTGGTGGTGTTTTGTTTTAACTTGCAGGAACTGGCTAACACAAACATTTGTTGCTAATGTACAACATTATGGGTCATGCaaggtaaatatttttgaatagtTTTGGTTCTTTGTCCATAAAGTAGATCATTAGCAGTTGTGCCGACAACCCTCCACATCTTGCACATCCTCTTTTAAATACTTATGGAGttatatgttatgtttttttactCGAGGCATTATGATGGTTTTATATGTTCAGGTCTCGATATTGTTTCGAGTTTCAGTGTTGGATTGGATATAGTCAGGGTATTGTAAGCAGAAACGGATTAGAGTTAGTGAGTTACTAAAACACCTGCTTTCTTGACTGATGATATTGCTGATTTAGCTATTAGTTTGATTTTAGCCACTAACAATCACTCTTGGCTACAAATGTGTCAATATTACATTGACTAAGAACCACTCTTGGACTTAATTGTATTGATGAGGTAAAAGACTAATGTCTTAACTTGATGAGGTAAAAGACTGCATATCATCAAAAACCAATACTTTACACATTTGTACCCCTCATATGCTTAATCACATCATTGTATCCAAGAAACTAATAGTTTCCGTCGTGCTTTTGTAGATACTTATTATGAGGTAAAAAGGAGAGACCAAAAAGTGTAAGCTATTCATGGTACCATAACAGTGCTATAGAGGTGATTGTTAAGGAGGCTTCTTGCTACTCCTTTTACTTTGTGTTATtactattttgttatttaaaaaagaaaaacacagaTTCCGTTGGTTACTTAAAGGTTCAAGCTGTCACTCCTGGGTCAAATGAGAAATTTGATGACTTTGAAAGTGTGGTACAAGCAGCCGAGAAAAACGAGTTGGTTATCTTTGAGGTTCTTGGAAAGGGTTGCTATGGAACAACTTATAAGGCTATATTTGATGAGGAAACGACAGTGG includes the following:
- the LOC122590393 gene encoding protein ALP1-like: MTQRCFEKLCGMLITFGGLKASRNMDIEEQVTIFLHMIAHNIKNRVMISNFHRSGETISRTFSRVCNAVIRLHSRLLKKPEPVPENSTDHRWKWFKNCLGALDRTYIQCLVPIEERPRYRTRKGDIATIVLGMCSQDMQFIFVLPGWEGSAADGRVLRDALDRPNGLRVARPGYYLVDAGYTNGEGFLAPYRGQRYHLNDWSDGHQPTTPKEFYNMRHSSARNVIERCFGLLKGGWKILKDNSFYPIDTKIRIIMACCLLHNFIRQELEDDPQEMEDVVDEGTGDGAGNGDGYGEEDNISSVGTSNEWTTFRNNLANTMFESWNASRI
- the LOC122597155 gene encoding uncharacterized protein LOC122597155, producing the protein MVNVGGYKADNGFRSGYLTHLEATLKVSLPESGLLGKPHIESRIKTMKKDWQVVFDMLNTSGFGYDKENNCVTTTSPGVWDAYLQVLPCHKGASKWKNKKLPHYEDLCIVFGKDRAQGNRAKVATEMEEQVNIEELEEDSHDSFDEAMEGSHTARTTTSVQVEEVSSIPSKKRKSTSQTTSMVESLNDAVMYFGERLKELSAELSEGIKLEVELNKKTAMLTLELEKMTSLSQLERFKAIRKMKSDHDSVLTFWDLKEEEREDWVQFVMSEY